The Fodinibius saliphilus genomic interval GATTTACTATTTTGCTTCCATTTCAACTATATAGTCATTGATATTTACTTTGACATAGTAGTTCTTGGTTTCACCCGTAAATTGGAAGTTTTTATCACCATCTTCAGCATTGATAAGGAGTTCATCAATAGTACCATCATTATCTGAGAAATAAGGATAGTTATAGCTTGTAGGACCCCATCCAGCTTGAGCAAAGAATCTAAAAGCACCATCCTTATTAAACTCAGTAGTTGCCTCAAAAACTCCATCCTGCACATAAGTCATTTTAACACTTTCACCGGTACCAGGCTCGTTCCAGCCACCAATGCCGGAGCCAGTCATATACATTATAGGTTCATCAGCTGCTTCAAGGGATACAGACTTATCATCCATATTTACTGTAACTTTATACCAGCCGGTTTGACCAGTAAACTGGAAGTTGCTGTCATTATCGTTGGCATTAACAAATAAATTATCTACCGTTGAGAAATATGGATAATTCCAGCTATCGGGTCCCCAGTCTTCCTGTCCAAAGAAACGGAATGCTTCGCCATTCGTAAATTCAGCTAATGTCGAATAAACATTAGGTTCGGTACTTGGAACTATAACAGCCTGGCCCGGATCCCAAGCGCTAACAGCAGTTCCAATCATATAGATAGGAGGGAAGTCTGTTTGGAATGGAGTAATCGATAAAGCTACAGGACTTGAGACAGTAGTTTGAACTGAGTCACTGATCGTTGCTAATACTCTAATCTCAATACTATGAGCCTGCCCTCCTGCAAGATTTTTTGACAAGAGCATCTTGTTAAGATCGCCTACTGCTATTGAGTAAGCCGTATCCTGAATACTGGCAACTTCTGTGGCATCAGAGAAGTTGTTACCGGCCACATCAAGTTGTATATCATAAGTAGGAGCAGAAGTAAATCCATAATCAGGTTTTAGCCATTTTAAAGTCATAACAGTAGCCGTATCAGCTTGGTTACGACTTAAAGTATAACTCTCTCCCGAACTCGGAGAAGTGATAGAAGGTGCCTCAGGATCAGTAGTGTTTGCCACCGGCCCCAACTGACCTTTATCACAGGAGCTGAACATAACGATACTAAAGATCGATAGAACTAATAATGTTAGTTTTTTCATCATTCTACAGTTTTATAATTAAATTGGATTAGTAACCCGGATTCTGAGTTAGGTTTGTATTGGAATTCACGTCAGAAGCAGGGATAGGGAAAAGACGGAAATTATCATTTGTCGCCGTCCCGTTAGCATCTTTGCCTTTGCCGGCCCATACGTAATCTCCTGTAGTAAAAAGATCATACCGCACTAGGTCAGTTCGTCGGTGACCTTCCCAATAAAGCTCGCGCGCTCGTTCATCCAGAATAAAGTCTAGTGTTAATTCAGAAGAACTAATGTTCATAGAACTATTCTCGAACGCTCTTTCTCGGATATCATTAACTAAGTTAAGCGCTTTGCTTACGCTTCCACTTCCACCTCTCAGTGTTGCTTCAGCATACATAAGATAAACATCAGCCAATCTGAACATTGGATAATCGATATCTACAAATTCTTCATCAGAACCTGCTTGTCCGGTGGAGGTAATATTTTTCCATTTAGTAATGGTATAGCCTTTAGAGAAGTCACTTATATCAGTTTTTACATTTGTGATCTCTTTATCTTGTCCATCAGTAAATAACGTATTTCTGTTGTCGATATGTTCTACCTGGTAGGTCATGTCATTTAAATTGACAGTAATATGATGCAACCCGGAACTAGTATTTGTAATGTTACCACCATTTGCCTCCAAGGTACCATCACCTTCATTATCTCCCCAATTTTGTGACCAAGAATTATCACTAGCAAATTTGAACTCATTACCAGCACTTTTGAAGTAAACTAAGCCAGTATAAATATCATTATTGCTATCAGAAACTAGGGGAGAAGAATCTTCTGGGGTCCAATCAGAGCCATAACCACTCGATGATTGGTACCCACCGGGCACGAATATTTCATTATCGTTATCCGGGTTATTAGTTTTAAGCCCTGTTTTTTCAAGTTTATTTGCAAATTCAGGGGTAACGCGATGTCCAGACCATCCTCCGTCGATTCCAAATTCAGCGGGATTCATATTACCACCGACTGCAGCATGCGTAATAAAGGTAGTACCGCCATAGGTTTTAATATTTACCCCATCAAAAGCAATGGGAAATATAATACCATTGGCAGTATGGTTATCCGCTTTAAAGAGATCTCCATAATTATTCTCTAAGGTATAACTACCATCATTAATAATTTTGTCAGCATATGTAACGGCCTCATTGTAGTGAGCTTCTCCGGTATAGACCTCAGCATTCAGATATAACTTGGTGAGTAAGGTCCATACGGCAGCTTGATCTGCTCTTGCATATTCATTTTGCTTGGGAGCAGGTAACTCAGACTCTATTGCTTTAAGCTCACTCTCAATAAAATTGAAGAGCTCTTCAGCAGAAGAGGGTTCAGGTAAGTAAGCACCTACACCGTCTTCTTCGGTAACAAAGGGAACGCCGCCTCCATAAAAATCGAGGGCGTGCCAATAACTCAGTGCACGAATGAATCGAGCCTCAGCCATATAACCCTGTACTTCTGTGTTTTCGTTGCCTTTGGCATTACGAATAAATTCGTTAGCCAATGAAATTTCGTAATAGATTCTGCTGTAAAGTCCCATCACAAAATCATTAGAGGCTGTCCATTCTTGAAAATTAAATGAGGGTAGACCAGGATCTTGCCATGCTACTACGGCTTCGTCGGTTGGAATTTCTTGGTGCACCCACAATTGGCGTACATAACTTGAGAACCCTTCATCAATGCCTTGAATATCAGCATTTCCTGCAGGTCCTTGCTGTCCCGTGGTGGCAAAGCCGGCATAGAGCTTGGCCAGTACCTTTTTGTAATCACTGGGACTTTCATACACAGACTCAGATGTTACTACATCATCGTCAAGTGGTGAAGTATTTAGATCATCCACACATGACGTAATAGCAACAGTCATCAAAGCGATTAATACGATCGCCAGTATTTTATTTGGTTTAAACATAATCTTCTGGTTTAAATAATTTCAATTAAAAATTCAGACTTAGTCCGAGAATGAAGGTGCGAGGGCGGGGATAGATATTATTATCTATGCCATTGAAAACCTCGGGGTCAAGTCCGCTGTAATTGGATATGACAAAAGCATTTTGGACAGTCGCAGAAACTCTCATTGACTGAACTTGATCAAAAATATCACCAAAGGTATAGCCAACAGAGATATTATCCATTCGCAAGAATGATGCATTTTCTACGTAATGATCTGAATGAAACTGTGCATTGTTGAACTGTAATTCTTTGATATCAGTAATAGCGTTACTAAGATATCCCTGTGAGTTATACATTGAACTGTACATTGTATTGGTAGATGCTACATTGTTGTATATGTAGTTACCAATATTGGCTCTGGCTGAGAATGATGCATCCCAGTTTTTATATTCAAACCGTGAAGACAGTCCAAGTGTAACGTCAGGAGAGGGGTTTTTATAGCGGTATTTGTCCTCCGCAGTTATTTTACCATCTTCATTTCGGTCTACGTAGACTCCCTCAATTGGATTTCCATTCTCATCATAAACTTGCTCATACACATAGAATGAACTTCGTGGATGTCCTACGCTGTGAATTTGAACCGTATTACCAACTCCTCCGGAAATGCCACCTGTTTCAACACCGATATAATCTTCTGAGTTAACGGTGGTGAGTTTGGTAATCTTATCAACATTACGTGAAGCGTTTAAGCCAACTTCTAAGTATGTGTCTTCGGTAGACAATACTCGTCCGGTAATGTTTAACTCAACCCCCTTAACTTCCATGGAACCTATATTTGAAAGGATCCGGTTGGTAAAGTTTGTTCCAGCTGGAACTGGTATTACGTTTAACAGATCATTTGTTTCCCTATAATAAGCTTCAATGGAACCAAACAATCGATCATCAAATAATCCGTAGTCCAATCCAATATTGTAGGTCGTTGTTTCTTCCCATTTTAGGTTTTGGTTGTATCCTTCAGGGCGTAGAGTCTGGATGAATGTATCTCCAAACTGATATTGAGCAGTAGGTTCACTAAACGTATACTGTGGCAGATAAGGGTAGTTACCCTGATTAATTCGTTGCTGTCCGGTAACACCATAACCAAGGCGCAACTTAAGTTGATTTATCTCTTCGACATCATCTAGAAAGGATTCTTCATGGATTTTCCAAGCGAGTGCTGCAGAAGGGAAGAGGCCCCAGCGATTATCTTCTGAAAAACGAGAAGTGCCATCTTGCCGGAGTGTAGCCGTCAGCAAGTATTTATCCTTAAAAGTATAGTTAGCACGGCCAAAGAATGATACTAGGTAATGTTCCGTTTTATAATCGGTGTCTTGGTTCACTACCAGGGTGTCCGCTGTGTTATAGTTGGTTGCATAGGTTGATCCTTCTTCATAGTGGTGCTCCCAGGAATACCCAGCTGTCAAATCTAGTTTACTATCAATGGACTCCAAGTCTTTGTTATACTTTAGGTAGAAATCCAGCAACTCATTTTCTTTTTTCTGAGTATAATCAATACGTTGCCCGTTGGCACCATTTGGACCTTGATATGCATAGGCTGCATCTGCAATTATATTATTTTGTCCGTCATCTACATCTGAGTAATCATAACCTGCTTTAACTACTGCATTCAGGTTATCTACAAAAGGAAGAGCATAATCAACTTTGATGTTTCCTATTGATCTATAGACCGTAGATTCATTGAAATTTTGTTTCAACAAGGCCATAGGGTTTGCCGGAGCAATTGGGATAGGATCACCATTTTGGTTTGTCCAGGTGAAATAATCTCCATAAGCATTATTATCGACGGTAACCGGTTGGGTAGGATCAAAGGTCAGTGCTGAACCAATAGCGCCACGGTTGGCAAAACGATTTTTAACCTGCATACCTTTGAGGTTCAGATCAACTTTTAACGCATCATCCAAAAAGGTGGGGTTTACGGCAATGGAGCCTGTAAAACGGTCCATATCTGATGTTTCTAAAAGCCCGGAATTGCCGGAAAAACCTACAGACAGGCGATAGGGTAAACTCTTATATGCGCCCGACAGGCTTAGGTTGTGGTCTTGGCTAAAGGAATTGGAATATATCTGATCCTGCCAGTCAGTATTAGCATCCCCAAGCAATTGGGTGCCCGTTTGCCCGTGTTGTTGTTCAACAATAGTTTGAAATTCATCAGCGGAAAGCACGTCCACTTCATTAGACTGCATATGATAAGAAGCTTTACCGGTATAGCTTATCTCAAAATCTTGTCCCTCAACACCTCTTTTGGTAGTAATAAGCACGACCCCGTTTGAAGCTCGTGAGCCATAAATAGCTGTTGCAGAAGCATCCTTTAAAATAGAGATGGATTCAATATCATTGGGATTGATGGTGTTTAATGGGTTACGCATTCCAGACACATTACCACCATCAAGAGGCACTCCATCAACTACATATAGCGGGTTGTTATCAGCTGATAGGGAGGATCCACCCCGAATACGAATGGTAGCACCACTACCAGGAGCTCCATCATTGGATGTAACAGTTACACCGGCGGCCTTACCCTGGAAAAGCTCTTCGGGAGATGTTATTGCTCCTTCATTAAAATCTTCAGCACTAACGGCGGTAACTGATCCCGTGTTATCATCCTTATCCTGCGTTCCGTATCCGATCACAACAACATCTTGGAGTTGTTGCACATCAGGTGCAAGTTGAATATTAATTGTTGAACGTCCACTTACTGGTACTACCTGTTTGATATATCCAACAAAAGAGAAGGTCAGAGTATCTTGGGTTGACGGTACTTTAAGGGAGTAGTTCCCGTCGAGGTCTGTTGACGTACCTCTGGTAGCCATTCCATTTACTGTTACATTCACACCAGGCAATGCCTCTTGCGTTTCGGCATCAGTCACAGTACCTGTAACGGTAATCTGTGCCAAACCGGGCAATGCCAACCCCAGTATGAGACATGACGTAATTAGTATCTTTTTCAAAGGTATCATATGAATTAGGTTTAGTATTTAAATGGTAGAGCAAACACCTTGCCAATTTTTTGATAGGGTAGATGTTCTTTTAATTACCTTATTATTAAGTGTTTTTAACTTTTTGTTTACTGAATAACATTGAGTGAACCGAAGAAAATTCGGTAAATCCCGTTGAAAATTTCCTCAGGTGTTGTTGCATATTTTGGATTCATAATTGCTGCTCAGCTAGTCTTACCACAAATGTAAGCGCTTACATTATTTGGTTAAAAAAACTTCGGCTTCTTAAAGAAGCAGAGTTAAAGGTTTTTCAGTTATTTATGAGTCCCCTCATAAATGTAAGCGCTTTCATCAGTTCTATATCTAACAATTTTTGGACTTTAATTCAAGGCTTATTTCAAAAATCAAGGAGTGGTTTTGCAATCCAATGCAAAAAAACAGGAAAATAATTTGAAAACTATTCTTGAAAGGTTGCAGTAATGAAATTATTGACTCGTAGAATCAGTTATTCAATTCCAATACATTTAAATAGATTTGCACTCATGGAAAAGGCCCATAGATCAATTAACACAGTAGGTGCTTTGAAAGAATCGGGATGGGAGTCTGTTTCCGTAAAGGAAGAGATTCGAAGGAACCTAATTTTAAAAATAAGAAACCAAAAGGACTTATTTCCTAATATTAAGGGATATGATAATACAGTCATTCCTCATTTGCAGCATGCTTTACTATCAAAACATGATATTATTCTATTGGGATTGCGGGGGCAGGCCAAGACAAAGATATTACGGCAACTGTTTTTATTACTGGATGAGTACCTGCCTGTTCTCAAGGATACTGAAATGAATGAAGATCCTTATAATCCGGTCTCCAAACATGGCAAAGAACTTCTCAATGAAGAGAAAGATGAGGCATCTGTGAGCTGGCTTCACCGCAGTGAGCGTTATGGAGAAAAATTAGCCACTCCCGATACAGCTGTTTCTGATCTTATCGGAGATATCGATCCCATTAAAGCTGCGGCCCAAAAAATGACGCTGGCAGATGAAAATGTTATCAACTTTGGGCTCGTGCCCCGGACGAACAGGGGGATATTTGCGATCAATGAATTGCCCGATTTACAACCGCGTATACAGGTTGCACTCCTTAATATAATGCAAGAGCGAGATATACAAATCAGGGGCTTTAATGTTCGAATTCCTTTAGATCTGTTAATGGTTTTTTCAGCTAATCCGGAAGACTATACAAATAGGGGAAATATAATTACACCACTGAAAGATCGAATTGATTCTCAAATCCTGACACACTATCCACAAAAAGTGGAGGTGGGTATGCAAATTACTGAACAGGAAGCCTGGACTTCACGTGGTAGTAATGTACAGGTTACCGTTCCTCTTGCTTTTAAAAAACTGCTCGAACTCATAGCATTTGAAGCTCGCTCTTCGGAATATATTGACCAGAAAAGTGGAGTTTCTACGCGGATGACTATTACAGCGATGGAGCAGCTAATATCAGCAGCAGAAAGACGAGCGTTAACCAATAGAGAAGAACAGACAGTTATTCGCATTACTGATATATACCATATGATACCGGCACTGACAGGCAAATTAGAACTTGTGTATGAAGGTGAACAGGAGGGGACCGTCAATGTCGCTAAACATATTATAGGAAAAGCTATTAAAAAAATATTTCTGCAGTTATTCCCGGATCCTGAAATTGAAAAGAAAAAGGAGAGGGATAGCGAATACAAACCAATACTCGATTGGTTCGCGGCTGGTAATACGCTTGATATTACCGATCGGCAAAACCAGAACCAGTACGAAGAAAAATTAAAGGAGATTCCGGGCCTACAATCACTTGTTAAAGGGCATTTGGCAGAAAAGCATGCACAAACAGAGCTAGTGCTAATGGATTTTGTTATTGAGGGATTACATCAACATTCGATGCTTGGTAAAGAAGAGATGGATAATCACCGATCCTATTCAGACATGTTGGGTAGTATGCTAGGGTCAATGGATGACCTGAACAATACAGATGATTTTGATTAATAATTTGGCATTGCAAGTAGATGAATATACCCTTATATTCTACCACTGAATTTAAGGCAACAAAGAAATTTATTGATCCCATGAAAGAAGGAATTCACCCGGAGTATAACGAAATTACTGTTAAGTTAAGTGATGGTACTGAGTTCAAAACTCGAAGCACCATGGATACCAAAGACGGTGTCTATCGCAGTGAGGTTGACTCAAAAAACCATCCTTTTTACACAGGTAACATGAATTACCAGAAAAAAGCTGGTCGTATCGATCGTTTCAAGAAACGTTACGGAAACAGCGACGACTAATTTTTGCTTTTGAAGAAATTAAGGATGCATTTCTTACTGAGATGCATCCTTTTTTTATTTTTAAACCAACAGATTTTTATGCAGTTACATTGTTTAACCGTTGGACCATTTGCCGAAAATACATATCTCTTATCTAAAGCAGATCAAGCACTTATTATTGATCCGGGCTTTATGGAACAGGCAGAATATGAAAAAATAAAAAACAAAATGGGGCAAGAGAGCCTCTCATTACAGGGCGTTGTTCTTACTCATGCACATGTTGATCATGTATTGGGGCTTCAAAAAGTACTTGATGATTTCGACGTGCCGGTGTATTTGAGTAAGAAAGATCGTTATTTGTGGGATAACTTTCCTTCACAGGCTTCAAGGTTTGGGTTCCGGGTTGATGGCTTTTCTGTTGATCCCAAAACATTACCTATAAAGAAAGGCTGGGAGATTGGTAACTTTGTATTTGATACTTTCTATACGCCCGGCCATGCTCCGGACCATGTATCATTGTATAGCAAAGAGGGGGGGCTGCTAATTGCCGGTGATGTCCTTTTTAAAGAAGGTATTGGGCGAACAGACTTATATAAAGGAGACTTTAACGTACTTGAACAATCTATTCGTGAAAAGTTATATCCACTTCCCGAAGATACTGTAGTTTATCCTGGTCACGGTCCTGAGACAACAATAGGTCATGAGAAACAAGCTAATCCATTTGTAAAGCCAGCAGGCTAACTTTTTAGGTACTATTCTTTTTCTTTATTTTCTTTTTTAAGCTCCTGGAGGCGTTGAATTTTTTTATTATACTGGTCTTCCTTTTCCTGGTACCTTTTTTTTAATCGCTTGTAGGTGTTGATAGCTGTGTCAAATTTGCCTTGTTTTTCGTGTATCGAGGCCAGTGTCTCGGATGCGATATCATCTACATTATCTGAGCTCCCTTCTTTTTTGGATGATTGTTCGGATTCCATCTTTCCCGGCTTAATACGTTTAGATTCTACCCTTGATAACTTTTGAATTAAGTTATCAAGATCTAGTACCGGACCGGGATCATGAGTAGATGAATCCGTAGAACTGCTATTAGGGAGATCTTCAGGAGTCCAAGCCTTAAACGTATTAGGATGACTTAAGTAATAATGGAGTTTCTCGAAGAAAGGGCTCCCCGGTGCAAACATGCGTGCCTTTAAGGCTTCTTCTATTGCTTGCTCGTCCAATCCTTTCAGATGGTAAAACCATGCCAGCAAAAAATGTCCTACGGCATCGGGACCTCTCTTTTGAAGTTGTTTTTTTAGTCGGGTGGTTGCCTTTATAGGATCATTATCAAAATGTTCGGCATAAGAGGCTAATGATTGGGGTATTTCAAAAGGTAATTGAGGCATTAATATTTGGTAAAAGGTTCCCGAGCAACGTTAAAGCTATTATACAAACTGAAAGTACTTGCAGTCAATAAAAAAGTAAATTCACCAACCGCTTACAGCATCATTAAACATATTATCAGCAACTTGGCTTAAGGCTTCACGGGCAGCATCCGTTTCTCCCTCAATAGGGTCTTCATTAGTATCATAAGTTGCTGATCCATTAAAAGAACTGCTCCATTCAGCTTGTTCTTTGTCAGTATATTTGTAGGTTGCCTGAACAGAAATTTCAACCTCGTTACGACTTGTTTGTTGATTGCCACTGAGACTAAACGCTTGGTTGGTATATCTTCGAATTGAACCTTCAAGTACGGCATCAGCATTGCCCCGTGAATTAGCGAGAGTTAACCGACTTTGATTGATAAAACGTTCTATAAGAGCTTGATTAAGAATATCGCTTAAATTACTGACTCCACTGTTTGATTGGTCAGCGAAAAAAGGGATATAAATAGAGTTGACATTTTCGGGAATGGAAGTACCCGTAAAACTATACCTGAAACAGCCTGAGACTGCAAAAAACATTAGAAAAAGCAGTACAAAAGTTCGTAATTTATTGCAGTCCATATTGGTCGAGCTTTCGATAAAGAGTTCGTTCACTTATACCAAGGGCTTCTGATGCTTTCCGGCGATTGCCTTCATATTTACGAAGAGCTTGTTCAATTAAGAACTGTTCTGTCTTCTCTATAGAGGGAATTTCATCACTGGTGAAAAATTCAGAAAAGGTATCTTCTTCTGTTTCTTCCTCAGAAATATCGGCTTCAGCATAAGATTCAACTCCAATATCTTCTTCCGCCGCATTACCGATGTCAATATCCATGCCGGTATTTTCAGGATTATTTACTTCATCCTGTATATTTTGAGGCAGGGCTTTGATGTTTTTTTGTGAAAAAGTAGAATATAAAAAGTTCGCGAGCATTTTTTTCAAATCCCCGATATCACTTTGTAATTCTACAAGAGCACGATAAATCAATTTTTGATCATCATTACCAAAAGCTCCGTTTTTATTACTATCATTTTGTTCTGCTAAAACAGGTAGGTTATCTGCAGAGCCGGTATGTTGTCGTCCCTTAAGGTATTTCTGAAGTTTTTCAGTATCAATGAATTGGGATTTTTCGAGAACGACCAGCTGCTCAGCTACATTTCGAAGTTCACGCACATTGCCCGGCCAACGGTATGATACCAACAGTTCTTTGGCTTCGTCAGAAAATCCTTTGAAAACGGAGTCATACTTTGCGGAAAATTCAGTAACAAATTTTCTAAATATTGGGATAATATCATCCGGACGGTCTCGAAGAGGAGGTAGTTTTACTTTGACGGTATCTAAGCGATAAAATAGGTCTTCCCGGAAAGTTTCTTCCTGTACCAGCTGCCAAAGATCCTTATTCGTGGCTGCAATAACACGGACATCAGTAGTACGAACTTTACTGGTTCCTACACGAAAATATTCACCGGATTCTAGTACTCGCAAGAGTTTTACCTGCACATTGGCAGGGGTATCTCCAATCTCATCAAGAAAGATGGTGCCGCCGTCGGCCTTTTCAAAATATCCTTTACGTGCTTCATGTGCGCCTGTAAAAGCTCCTTTTTCGTGACCAAAAAGCTCACTTTCAATAATTCCTTCGGGAATGGCTCCACAGTTAACAATGACCATGTTATTGTGTTTCCGATTGCTTATTTCGTGAATTGCCTTGGCAGTTACATCTTTACCTACACCACTCTCACCCTGCAGTAGTACCGTAATATCTGTATCGGCTACCTGTACAACTTTGTCTATAACCTGCTTTAGAGCAGCCGATTCTCCAATAAGTCCAAACCTTTCCTGAAATGCTTCCCGATCCATAAAGAGATGCTACATCTGTCTTAAATCATTCAATGTTTATTGACTCTAAAGGTAAGAATTCCACTCCTAGATACATAAAGAGATTCTGATATTATTATAACCAGCTGAGATATTGATATATTTTATTATTTAAAATACTGTCATCAGTAAATGCTATTTTATTAGAAAATTTTAAAGTTAAGTAACTATTTTAGGTTTTAATCGTCATACATTCAGAAGATGAACTTTAAACTTAAATGCATCTATTTATTTAGGTTCCTTCTGATGGTTCTATCAGACAACAGGGTAGCATGAAGCAGCAAAAGGAACGACAGTTAATTGAACAAATACAAAATGGACAAAGCGGTGAGTATAGAACGCTTGTTGATCGGTATGCACCTATGGTATTTAGTATCGTGAACAACTTTGTTGATGCTGAAGCAGATAGAGAAGAGTTGGCACAAGCTATTTTTGTGAAAGCTTATGAACGTCTGGGTTCGTTTAAAGGAGATTCAAAATTTTCTTCATGGCTCTATTCACTGGCAAAAAATCATTGTAGGGACTATGCTAAAAATATTCGCAGGAATAACAGCAATTTTAGTGAGATGGATGAACAGGATCTTAATTCCCGCCTGCGAGATGATGGGTTGCCGGATAAAGAAGTTGAACGTCAACAATGGATAGCACTCTTGCAAGAAGGACTTGATAATATAAATACTGAGTATGCTGAGGCCTTTATGATGAAGTATAATGAGGATATGAGCTATAAAGCGATGTCAAACAGGCTAGATGCATCTGTTAGTGCACTTAAAGTCCGTGTTTACCGAGCTAAAAAAGAACTTAAGAACTATATTGAAAAACGGGGTTAATTATTATGGATAAAGATACTTTACTCCGAAAATACTTAAATGGAGAACTCTCTGATGACAAAGAGAGAGAGGCATTGCATATGATTGCAGATGACCCTGATATGCGATCTATGTTACGTTTCGAACAAATGCTTTCCAGTAATTTTTCTGCCGGTGTTTTTGATAAGAAAGAAGCTACAGTCCCCAAAGGGTTTACTGATAATGTAATGAATCAGATTAATGAAGAATCTGAAAGCTTTCAACGGACAGGGGTAATCGAAAGAATAAAGAACTGGACAGAACAACTTTGGGAACCACGCCCAATACAATGGCGACCTGCATACAGTTTCGTA includes:
- the lptE gene encoding LPS assembly lipoprotein LptE, which produces MDCNKLRTFVLLFLMFFAVSGCFRYSFTGTSIPENVNSIYIPFFADQSNSGVSNLSDILNQALIERFINQSRLTLANSRGNADAVLEGSIRRYTNQAFSLSGNQQTSRNEVEISVQATYKYTDKEQAEWSSSFNGSATYDTNEDPIEGETDAAREALSQVADNMFNDAVSGW
- a CDS encoding sigma-54 interaction domain-containing protein codes for the protein MDREAFQERFGLIGESAALKQVIDKVVQVADTDITVLLQGESGVGKDVTAKAIHEISNRKHNNMVIVNCGAIPEGIIESELFGHEKGAFTGAHEARKGYFEKADGGTIFLDEIGDTPANVQVKLLRVLESGEYFRVGTSKVRTTDVRVIAATNKDLWQLVQEETFREDLFYRLDTVKVKLPPLRDRPDDIIPIFRKFVTEFSAKYDSVFKGFSDEAKELLVSYRWPGNVRELRNVAEQLVVLEKSQFIDTEKLQKYLKGRQHTGSADNLPVLAEQNDSNKNGAFGNDDQKLIYRALVELQSDIGDLKKMLANFLYSTFSQKNIKALPQNIQDEVNNPENTGMDIDIGNAAEEDIGVESYAEADISEEETEEDTFSEFFTSDEIPSIEKTEQFLIEQALRKYEGNRRKASEALGISERTLYRKLDQYGLQ
- a CDS encoding RNA polymerase sigma factor encodes the protein MKQQKERQLIEQIQNGQSGEYRTLVDRYAPMVFSIVNNFVDAEADREELAQAIFVKAYERLGSFKGDSKFSSWLYSLAKNHCRDYAKNIRRNNSNFSEMDEQDLNSRLRDDGLPDKEVERQQWIALLQEGLDNINTEYAEAFMMKYNEDMSYKAMSNRLDASVSALKVRVYRAKKELKNYIEKRG